Genomic window (bacterium):
GGCGCCTGCTGCAAGTGTGCCCACCGACGTTCGAGGGACGCCGGAACCGCGCTCTGATCGCGCTCTTGGCTGATTCCGGGCTGCGGATCTCCGAGGCCCTTCGTTTGCGCATCGAGAGTGTGAATTTCTCTGCCCGCACTCTAGACGTTCGGGGCGGCAAGGGCGGGAAGGACGGCGTCGGGTTCTTCGGCGCCGAAGCCGCGCAGTTGCTGCGGGCGTGGCTGGGCGTCCGTCGAGTGGCCACACTTGAAGACTACCTATTTCTTGATCGGAACGGACGCAGCCTCACGCGTAACCATGCAAGGCATATTCTCCATCGGCTGTCGGTTAAGGCTGGACTCGGTCGGAAAGTAGGCCCTCACGCGCTGCGGCACTACGCCGCAACGAGCATCCTCAGGCAGACTGGTGACCTCGAGCTGGTGCGGCAGGTGCTGCGCCACGAATCACTGGCGATGACTCTGAGGTATGCCATCGCCAAACCGGAGATCAGCCGCAAGTTCAGGCGCGCATCCCCTCTTGATAACCTGAGGGCAGGGCGATGAGGATGACCTGCACGGGATCATCGGGGGCGCGCTGGCGTAGGGCCTCGCCCGGTCAGCGCCTCCCGCGGCCGCTTCGGGGGTCGAGTGCGTCGCGCAGCCCGTCGCCGAGCATGTTGAAGGTGCCGACCGCGACGGCGATCGCCGCGGACGGCCACACGAGCAGCAGCGGCGCGAGCTGCATGTAACTGCGGCTCTCGCTGACCATGCGCCCCCACGTGGGGGCGGGCGGCAGGACGCCGAGCCCGAGAAAGCTCAGCCCCGACTCGACCAGGATCGCAAACCCGGCGGAGAGCGAACACTGGACGATAAGCGGTCCCGCGATGTTGGGGAGGATGTGCCGGCGCATCTGGTGCCAGACCGACGCGCCGAGCGCGCGCGCCGCGTCGACGTACTCCCGCTGGGCGACGCCGAGCGCGCCTCCGTACGCGAGGCGCGCGAAGGCCGGCAGGTACAGGACCGCGATGACCGCCGACAGCTTCCCGAGGCCCTGCCCGAGGAACGTGACCACCGCGATCGCGAGCAGGATCGGCGGAAAGGCGAGGATGAGGTCCACGACGCGCATCACCGTCCACTCCACCCCACCCCGGTACGTGGCGCCGACCAGGCCAAGCAGCGTTCCGCCGGCGGAGGCGATGAGGGCCGACGAGAGCGCCACCGCGAGCGACACCCGGGCGCTGTAGAGGAGGCGCGCGAGGGTATCCCGCCCGAACGAGTCGGTGCCGAGCGGATGGGCGTGCGAGGGCGGGGCGAGCAGCGACGGGCCCATCTCCAGCGGATCGGCGGGCGCGATCCAGGGCGCGAGGGCGGCCGCGGCCACCATCACGGCGAGCAGGCCGCCGCCGATCCAGAGGCGCGGGCCGAGGCGCCTCACGCCAGGCGGATCCGGGGATCGATCACCATGTACGCGAGATCGACCAGGAGGTTGATCAGGACGAACGAGAACGCGATGACGACCACCACCGCCTGCACGAGCGGGTAGTCGCGCTGGAACACACCCGAAAGCAGGAGCGTCGCAACGCCGGGCCAGTTGAAGATGTACTCGATCAGGACGATCCGGCCGATCAACTCGCCGGCCTGCAGCCCGAGTACGGTGACCACGGGGATCAACGAGTTCCGCAGCACGTGGCGGACCAGCACCGCCCGCTCCGCCAGGCCCTTCGCCTGCGCCGTCCGGACGAACTCTTGCGACAGCGCCTCGAGCATGCCGGCGCGGGTCATGCGCATAATGACCGGCGCGAACGTGAGCGCAAGGGTGACCGCGGGCAAGACTAGGTGGCGGAGGTGCCCGAGCGGATCGTCCGACCATGCGACGTAGCCCGTGGCCGGGAACCAGTGCAGCACGAGGCCGAAGACGAGGACGAACACCGCCGCCACGACGAACGCCGGAAACATCAGGCCAAGCGACGAGACGCCGCTGAGCGCCAGATCGACGGGGCCGCCCGCGTCGCGCGCGGCCAGGATGCCGAGCGGGATCCCGAGCGCGATGCCGGCCGCGAGCGCCACCGCCCCGAGCTCCAGCGAGTGCGGCACGCGCACCGCGAGCTCGCCCCGGATCGACAGCCCGGACAGAATCGACGTGCCGAAGTCGCCGCGGGCGAACCGGCCGAGCCACTCGCCGTACTGAACCGGCAGCGGGCGGTCGAGGCCGAGCGCGTGGCGCATCGCGGCGATCTTTTCCGGCGAGCCGCCGTTCTCGCCGAGCATGACGACCACGACGTCCCCCGGGACCGCGCGCAGCAGCAGGAACACGGCCGTCGCGATCGCCAGCGTCATGCCGGCGGCGGCGACGACGCGGCGGACGATGTAGGCGGCCACGGCGCGGACGCCGGGCTACTTAGCGATCCACGTCGTGCGCAGCGAGAAGCCGGAATACCGGCCGATCGGCCCGGGGAAGTGCTCGTAGCCGCGGACGTAGGCGCGGCCGGCCTCGCCCTGGTCGCCCCACGCGAGGTACACCCACGGCGACAGCGCGAGCGCCCGCTCCGTGATCTCCGCGTAGAGCCGCTTCCGGAGCGCCTGGTTGCCGGACACGCGGGCCTGCTCCAGCCACCCGTCGATCTGCGCGTCTTTGAATCCCACCTGCTTCGCATAGTAGGGGTTGTCGGATTGATAGAAGAGGGTCAGGAAATCCGGATCGCTCACGGACGCCGAGAGGCCCCGCACCTCGACCTGGTAGTCGCCCGCGAGGTGACGGTGCAGCACGACGGCCCACTCCGGGAGGTCGAGCTGGACCTGCACGCCGGCCTTGGCGAGCTGGGCCTGCAGCACCTGGGCCGTGCGCGTGTGGAGCGTGAACGTGATCGGCGCCAGGATCGAAATCCGCAGGCCGTTCGGGTAGCCGGCATCGCGCAGAAGGGCCTTCGCCTTGTCCGGTTGATAGGTGTACGTCCCGTCGGCCTTCGCGTCGTGCGCCCACCAGGCGGACGGAATCACATCACCGGTGATCGGGGTGCCGCGGCCGTCGAAGATCGTCTTCACGATCGCGTTCCGGTCGACCGCGTAGGCGATGGCCTGTCGCACCCGGACGTCGTCGAACGGCTTGCGCGATGGGTTGAAGATGATGCACATGAAGATGCCGACAGA
Coding sequences:
- a CDS encoding tyrosine-type recombinase/integrase, producing the protein MQAGGRGFESRRLHQPNKIKASSGFAPIEGPQKAGGHLSTSFEAALESFLLSRRVNNCSPRTVEGYAGVLRRCAGALGVQDPHEFTPLGIQHYLTRLGETLKPVSVHHCFRPLKTFFRWCVEVGLLADNPVRGITIRVPRTLPRVPEDDDVRRLLQVCPPTFEGRRNRALIALLADSGLRISEALRLRIESVNFSARTLDVRGGKGGKDGVGFFGAEAAQLLRAWLGVRRVATLEDYLFLDRNGRSLTRNHARHILHRLSVKAGLGRKVGPHALRHYAATSILRQTGDLELVRQVLRHESLAMTLRYAIAKPEISRKFRRASPLDNLRAGR
- a CDS encoding ABC transporter permease — its product is MRRLGPRLWIGGGLLAVMVAAAALAPWIAPADPLEMGPSLLAPPSHAHPLGTDSFGRDTLARLLYSARVSLAVALSSALIASAGGTLLGLVGATYRGGVEWTVMRVVDLILAFPPILLAIAVVTFLGQGLGKLSAVIAVLYLPAFARLAYGGALGVAQREYVDAARALGASVWHQMRRHILPNIAGPLIVQCSLSAGFAILVESGLSFLGLGVLPPAPTWGRMVSESRSYMQLAPLLLVWPSAAIAVAVGTFNMLGDGLRDALDPRSGRGRR
- a CDS encoding ABC transporter permease, producing MAAYIVRRVVAAAGMTLAIATAVFLLLRAVPGDVVVVMLGENGGSPEKIAAMRHALGLDRPLPVQYGEWLGRFARGDFGTSILSGLSIRGELAVRVPHSLELGAVALAAGIALGIPLGILAARDAGGPVDLALSGVSSLGLMFPAFVVAAVFVLVFGLVLHWFPATGYVAWSDDPLGHLRHLVLPAVTLALTFAPVIMRMTRAGMLEALSQEFVRTAQAKGLAERAVLVRHVLRNSLIPVVTVLGLQAGELIGRIVLIEYIFNWPGVATLLLSGVFQRDYPLVQAVVVVIAFSFVLINLLVDLAYMVIDPRIRLA